The Paraphotobacterium marinum genome contains a region encoding:
- the rpoS gene encoding RNA polymerase sigma factor RpoS, with amino-acid sequence MSKSNIVEEISDFDIEKVDVATNVDESDSYESNIINSKSLSKKALDATQLYLGEIGFSPLLSAEEEVYFARKALKGDDAARKRMIESNLRLVVKISRRYNNRGLALLDLVEEGNLGLIRAVEKFDPERGFRFSTYATWWIRQTIERAIMNQTRTIRLPIHVVKELNVYLRTARELSQKLDHEPTSEDIAKKLDKPIEDVDKMLRLNEKISSVDNPIANDSEKGLLDIIADQKEHGPELKTQHDDIKNSIVDWLYQLNSKQKEVLARRFGLLGYEASTLEDVGKEIGLTRERVRQIQVEGLKRLKDILTHQGLSLDSLFDYKD; translated from the coding sequence ATGTCAAAAAGTAATATTGTCGAAGAAATATCTGATTTTGATATTGAAAAGGTTGATGTAGCCACAAATGTAGATGAATCTGACAGTTATGAATCAAATATTATTAACAGCAAAAGCCTTTCCAAGAAAGCATTAGATGCTACCCAATTATATCTTGGTGAAATAGGTTTTTCACCTTTATTATCCGCAGAGGAAGAAGTCTATTTTGCCAGGAAAGCATTAAAAGGAGATGATGCTGCTAGAAAAAGAATGATTGAAAGTAATTTAAGGTTAGTTGTTAAGATTTCTAGACGATATAACAATAGAGGGCTAGCTCTTCTTGATTTAGTCGAAGAAGGTAATCTTGGACTTATAAGAGCCGTTGAGAAATTTGATCCAGAAAGAGGTTTCAGGTTTTCAACTTATGCAACTTGGTGGATCCGTCAAACAATCGAAAGAGCTATAATGAATCAAACAAGAACTATTCGATTACCAATTCATGTTGTTAAGGAACTTAATGTTTATCTTAGAACTGCTCGTGAACTCTCTCAAAAACTTGATCATGAACCGACATCTGAAGATATTGCTAAAAAGTTGGATAAACCGATTGAAGATGTTGACAAAATGTTACGATTGAACGAAAAAATTAGTTCTGTCGATAATCCCATAGCAAATGATTCTGAAAAAGGGTTGCTTGATATCATTGCTGATCAAAAAGAACATGGACCAGAACTAAAAACACAACATGATGATATCAAAAATTCGATTGTTGACTGGTTATATCAACTTAATTCAAAACAAAAAGAAGTGTTAGCAAGAAGATTTGGTTTACTTGGTTATGAAGCCTCTACATTAGAAGATGTAGGAAAAGAAATAGGACTTACCAGAGAAAGAGTTAGGCAAATTCAAGTAGAAGGGCTAAAACGTTTAAAAGATATTTTAACCCATCAAGGTTTAAGTTTGGACTCTTTATTTGATTACAAAGATTAA
- a CDS encoding protein-L-isoaspartate(D-aspartate) O-methyltransferase, translated as MNNNFQDYRKLIEFLKSKGDFNQELLDAMYNTPRIDYVDEAFSHLVNFNDALPIGYGQTISQPYIVLRMLQLLNLNEKKIVLEIGTGSGFQTSVLSKLVSHVYSLERIKALQLNAKRVMRLHNISNVTCKHSDGFYGWESKAPYDAIIFSAAISEKPLHLIKQLKLNGKLIAPIGDKKQQLIMYIKKNGSVTEKVFENVNFVPLLTGLC; from the coding sequence ATGAATAATAACTTTCAGGATTATAGAAAACTAATAGAATTTTTAAAAAGTAAAGGTGACTTTAATCAAGAATTATTGGATGCAATGTATAATACACCAAGAATTGATTATGTTGATGAAGCTTTTTCTCATTTAGTGAACTTTAATGATGCTCTTCCTATAGGGTATGGTCAAACAATATCTCAACCTTATATCGTTTTAAGAATGCTTCAATTACTGAATTTAAATGAAAAAAAAATCGTTTTAGAAATAGGTACTGGCTCAGGTTTCCAGACTTCTGTTTTATCTAAGTTAGTATCTCATGTATATTCATTAGAGAGGATAAAAGCGCTACAATTAAATGCGAAAAGAGTTATGCGATTGCACAATATATCTAATGTAACTTGTAAGCATAGCGATGGGTTTTACGGTTGGGAGTCTAAAGCACCATATGATGCTATTATTTTTTCAGCTGCTATATCAGAAAAGCCACTCCATTTGATTAAGCAGTTAAAGTTGAATGGAAAACTAATTGCACCTATTGGAGATAAAAAACAGCAATTAATTATGTATATAAAAAAAAATGGGAGTGTTACTGAAAAAGTTTTCGAAAATGTTAATTTTGTCCCTCTATTAACCGGCCTTTGCTAA
- the truD gene encoding tRNA pseudouridine(13) synthase TruD has translation MNFVRAGGFPNYFGPQRFGIDNANIQNALKLNERRVSKNLKSIYLSAIRSYFFNEILSERIHRNIHRTELDGDFCLKAKDFEDNQFMLDYVQGTQDKSFFLTGSLLGDNRPEKINDIGLLENEIISKNRDLFNIIKCNRMQLSQRLLIIKPMNLSYYIDLDSICIKFDLPSGAYATSLMRELFKEI, from the coding sequence ATAAATTTTGTTAGAGCTGGTGGATTTCCTAATTATTTTGGTCCGCAGCGTTTTGGGATAGACAATGCAAATATCCAAAATGCATTAAAGTTAAACGAAAGAAGAGTATCAAAAAATTTAAAGAGTATTTATCTATCTGCAATAAGATCATATTTTTTTAATGAAATTTTATCTGAAAGAATTCATCGAAATATTCATAGAACAGAATTAGATGGAGATTTTTGTCTTAAAGCTAAAGATTTTGAAGATAATCAATTCATGCTTGATTATGTTCAAGGGACTCAGGATAAATCTTTTTTTCTTACTGGCTCACTTCTTGGAGATAATCGACCAGAAAAAATAAATGATATTGGTTTATTGGAGAATGAGATAATTTCAAAAAATAGAGATCTTTTTAACATTATTAAATGTAATAGGATGCAGTTATCTCAAAGACTATTGATAATAAAGCCCATGAACTTATCTTATTATATTGATCTTGATTCGATATGTATAAAATTTGATTTGCCCAGCGGGGCCTATGCAACATCATTAATGAGAGAATTATTTAAAGAGATTTAA
- the ispF gene encoding 2-C-methyl-D-erythritol 2,4-cyclodiphosphate synthase, with the protein MYRVGNGFDVHKFIKGKKLIIGGVAIDYEFGLEAHSDGDVLLHAICDALLGAVSEKDIGFHFPDTDKKWESVSSLELLKNVYELIKTKGFVLNNIDSIIIAEEPKISPYIDHMRNKIAKTLNTNIDCVSVKATTTERLGFTGRKEGIASQAIVMLRKTDE; encoded by the coding sequence ATGTATCGAGTTGGCAATGGTTTTGATGTCCATAAATTTATTAAAGGTAAAAAACTAATTATTGGAGGCGTGGCAATAGATTATGAGTTTGGTTTAGAAGCTCACTCTGATGGTGACGTTTTGTTACATGCAATTTGTGATGCCTTACTTGGAGCTGTTTCAGAAAAAGATATAGGGTTTCATTTTCCTGATACTGATAAAAAGTGGGAAAGTGTAAGTAGTTTGGAGTTACTCAAAAATGTATATGAATTAATTAAAACTAAAGGTTTTGTTTTAAATAACATTGACTCTATTATTATAGCGGAAGAGCCTAAAATATCGCCTTATATCGATCACATGAGAAATAAGATAGCCAAAACATTAAATACAAATATAGACTGTGTTAGTGTCAAGGCTACGACTACTGAACGGCTTGGATTTACAGGAAGAAAAGAAGGGATTGCCTCACAAGCAATCGTTATGTTGAGAAAAACTGATGAATAG
- the ispD gene encoding 2-C-methyl-D-erythritol 4-phosphate cytidylyltransferase, whose translation MSDKKNEIIRVSAVIVAAGVGSRMSAGKPKQYIKVQDISILEHTINIFIKSQLIDEIYVVISREDIFFDKLGLRNIPNVKVVYGGKTRSESVLNGLLAIKNKNSWALIHDAVRPCLKTEELNNFIYKAINDPVGGALVTPVINTLKHVNDEGVYTTVNRNYYQNVLTPQIYKKDIILNALKRTLDSNIEPSDESFCIEHSGLKMSYINGKSSNIKITYNEDLLFFEFYLNQLKGK comes from the coding sequence ACGTGTTAGCGCTGTCATTGTTGCAGCTGGAGTCGGTTCAAGAATGTCGGCTGGAAAACCCAAACAATATATTAAAGTTCAAGATATAAGTATTTTAGAGCATACAATAAATATTTTCATTAAAAGTCAATTAATTGATGAAATTTATGTTGTTATAAGTAGAGAAGATATCTTTTTTGATAAGTTGGGATTAAGAAACATACCAAATGTAAAAGTTGTTTATGGCGGAAAGACTCGCTCTGAATCCGTATTAAATGGTTTACTGGCTATAAAAAACAAAAATAGCTGGGCTTTAATTCATGACGCTGTTAGACCATGTTTGAAGACAGAAGAATTAAACAACTTTATTTATAAAGCAATAAATGATCCCGTTGGAGGTGCTTTAGTCACTCCAGTTATAAATACTCTTAAACATGTTAATGATGAAGGTGTTTATACAACTGTTAATCGAAATTATTATCAAAATGTGCTGACTCCACAGATCTATAAAAAAGACATAATACTAAATGCATTAAAAAGAACTTTAGATTCTAATATTGAGCCTTCAGATGAATCATTTTGTATAGAACATTCGGGTTTAAAAATGTCCTATATTAATGGTAAGTCCAGTAATATAAAAATCACTTACAATGAAGATTTATTATTTTTTGAATTCTATCTTAATCAGTTAAAAGGTAAATAA